In Candidatus Hydrogenedentota bacterium, the following proteins share a genomic window:
- a CDS encoding ABC transporter ATP-binding protein, which produces MSEGYHIGDELETRPYDAGLMRRLLGYARPYRRLLILATMLLLLTALLGSIVPWLNWKAIAWYINSPERLALSHSGDAVTAPAAFPELAAREAHDRSRLLLLIAATALLLLVEAAAHYGQMLIVAHVGQRAMLRMRMDVFTHLNRMSLRFMDRNPLGRLITRVTNDVEKLQETIVSGVVQVVSDLFVFFVVLGFMAWNNWQLTIIALAPLPAVFVSSAVFRKYAQASYLEIRKRIARLNAHMQESIGGMRIVQAFVREKARFDEYDRRNKDHRDEWLRQIRYYAYYFPVVDFLGTLSLALIVLYGGSQILAAQQLLGGPADIGMFFAYVQWSERLYGPIRALADRYNLLLEAMASSERVFGLLDTPEDLIDKPGAMTIDRIEGRVEFDRVWFAYDDNQWVLKDINLAIAPGERLAIVGHTGAGKTTFTNLLSRFYDVQRGRVLIDGLDVRDYARIPLRRQIGVVLQDVFLFSGSIAHNIRLGNPDIDDARIRACADYVNAAPFIEKLPGGYEYNVGERGCNLSTGQRQLLAFARALAHDPRILVLDEATSNVDTETEALIQDAIAKLMQNRTCIVIAHRLSTIQHAGRIAVMHHGEIREIGSHQELLARRGLYYTLYRLQYT; this is translated from the coding sequence GTGAGCGAAGGCTATCACATCGGCGATGAACTGGAGACGCGTCCGTACGACGCCGGCTTGATGCGGCGCCTGCTCGGCTACGCCCGCCCCTACCGCCGGCTCCTGATCCTCGCGACCATGCTGCTCCTGCTCACGGCGCTGCTCGGCAGCATTGTGCCCTGGCTCAACTGGAAGGCCATTGCATGGTACATCAACAGTCCCGAACGTCTGGCGTTGTCGCATTCCGGGGACGCCGTAACGGCGCCCGCGGCATTCCCGGAATTAGCGGCGCGGGAAGCCCATGATCGTTCGCGGTTGCTCCTGTTGATCGCCGCAACGGCGTTGTTGCTCCTCGTCGAAGCCGCAGCGCATTACGGCCAGATGCTGATCGTGGCCCACGTCGGCCAGCGGGCGATGCTCCGGATGCGCATGGATGTCTTCACGCATTTGAACCGGATGTCGTTGCGCTTCATGGACCGCAATCCGCTGGGCCGCCTGATCACGCGCGTCACCAATGATGTCGAAAAGTTGCAGGAAACCATCGTGAGCGGCGTCGTGCAGGTCGTAAGCGACCTCTTCGTTTTCTTCGTCGTCCTTGGATTCATGGCATGGAACAACTGGCAATTGACGATCATCGCGCTCGCGCCGCTTCCTGCCGTGTTTGTCTCCAGTGCCGTGTTTCGCAAATACGCCCAAGCCTCGTACCTCGAAATCCGCAAACGGATCGCGCGTCTCAATGCGCACATGCAGGAAAGCATCGGCGGCATGCGCATCGTCCAGGCCTTTGTCCGTGAAAAAGCCCGTTTCGACGAATACGATCGCCGCAACAAGGATCATCGAGACGAATGGCTCCGCCAGATTCGCTACTACGCCTATTACTTTCCCGTGGTTGATTTCCTCGGAACCCTTTCGCTGGCCCTGATTGTCCTGTACGGCGGCAGCCAGATTCTCGCGGCGCAGCAGTTGCTGGGCGGACCCGCCGACATCGGCATGTTTTTCGCCTATGTGCAGTGGTCCGAGCGTCTCTATGGCCCCATTCGCGCGCTTGCGGACCGCTACAACCTCCTGCTCGAAGCCATGGCGTCCTCCGAACGCGTGTTCGGATTGCTCGACACGCCGGAAGACCTGATTGACAAACCCGGCGCCATGACGATTGATCGAATCGAGGGGCGTGTCGAGTTCGATCGGGTGTGGTTCGCATACGATGACAATCAATGGGTTCTCAAGGACATCAATCTTGCCATAGCCCCCGGCGAACGCCTCGCCATCGTGGGCCACACCGGCGCCGGCAAAACCACGTTTACAAACTTGCTGAGCCGGTTCTATGATGTCCAGCGGGGACGCGTCCTTATTGACGGACTCGACGTGCGCGATTATGCGAGGATTCCTTTGCGCAGACAGATCGGCGTCGTGCTGCAGGACGTCTTTCTGTTCTCCGGTTCGATCGCGCACAACATTCGGCTGGGCAATCCCGACATTGACGATGCGCGCATCCGCGCCTGCGCGGACTATGTCAACGCGGCGCCGTTCATCGAAAAACTGCCCGGCGGCTACGAATACAACGTCGGGGAACGTGGCTGCAACCTCTCGACCGGCCAACGGCAACTGCTCGCCTTTGCGCGCGCCCTTGCGCACGACCCGCGCATCCTCGTCCTGGACGAGGCGACATCGAACGTGGACACGGAGACCGAGGCGCTTATCCAGGACGCCATTGCAAAACTGATGCAAAACCGCACCTGCATCGTCATCGCGCACCGGCTGTCTACCATTCAACATGCCGGACGCATCGCCGTCATGCACCACGGCGAAATCCGGGAAATCGGCTCCCACCAGGAACTTCTCGCCCGCCGCGGACTTTATTACACGCTGTACCGTTTGCAGTACACCTGA
- a CDS encoding ABC transporter ATP-binding protein: MLPPRHVTPTPLPAPIRSILRYTRPYWRIYVAGLLLALVFVGVGLAMPVVLRLVVAEFQAGTMTQRRLVFFFFALLAMSLITGIARFFERTLIIGASRKCEYDLRNAFFAHVQTLSRDFFNRTPTGDIMARATNDLNYVRMFLGPGIMGAIDMVRLPMALALMLYLSPWLTFLSLVPLPLITLLVYLFISFIHRQSERVQAQYAAVTARAQENLAGMRVVQAYGIEDREAESFQSECMKYLRENMRLAGVMSLAWPMIGLTVALMILLVLWRGGVMVIGGQLTIEDFTGFIVCMLMLVWPLAEFGWILTLYQQGAVGMNRINEILAEQPSIADGPWTRPELTITEGGVRFEKVSFAYEGRPILDAIDFDIPAGKTVAIVGPTGSGKSTIAALFARECHPVSGRILLDGQEIQAYPLKTVRNALGYVPQDTFLFSASIRDNLCFGRPDAPRELMDAACDVAQFTETVRQLPQGYDTLLGERGVNLSGGQKQRLAIARAVIREPRIFILDDALSSVDTHTEEAILQGLKRVMAGRTSLIISHRISTIRHADLILVIDGGRIVERGTHGDLASRGGLYARMYEHQLLEEELEKA, translated from the coding sequence ATGCTGCCGCCCCGACACGTCACGCCCACGCCCCTCCCGGCGCCGATCCGCTCAATTCTGCGTTACACGCGCCCCTATTGGCGCATTTATGTCGCGGGATTGTTGCTGGCTTTGGTTTTTGTCGGTGTCGGGTTGGCGATGCCGGTGGTTCTTCGGCTCGTCGTCGCGGAATTTCAGGCCGGCACGATGACGCAGCGACGCCTGGTGTTTTTTTTCTTTGCGCTGCTGGCCATGTCCCTGATTACCGGCATTGCACGGTTTTTCGAGCGGACGCTGATTATCGGCGCTTCGCGCAAATGCGAATACGATCTTCGCAACGCCTTCTTCGCGCACGTACAAACGCTTTCGCGCGACTTCTTCAACCGGACGCCCACAGGCGACATCATGGCGCGCGCCACCAACGATCTCAATTATGTGCGGATGTTTCTCGGCCCCGGCATCATGGGCGCGATTGACATGGTCCGGTTGCCGATGGCCCTTGCCCTGATGCTTTACCTGAGTCCCTGGCTTACTTTTCTTTCGCTTGTCCCGCTTCCGCTGATCACCCTGCTCGTCTATCTCTTTATTTCCTTCATTCACCGGCAATCCGAACGCGTGCAGGCCCAGTACGCCGCCGTTACCGCCCGCGCCCAGGAAAATCTGGCCGGCATGCGCGTCGTGCAGGCGTACGGCATCGAGGATCGCGAGGCGGAATCGTTCCAATCCGAATGCATGAAGTATCTGCGCGAGAATATGCGGCTGGCGGGGGTCATGTCGCTGGCATGGCCGATGATAGGGCTGACCGTCGCCCTGATGATTCTGCTTGTGCTCTGGCGTGGAGGCGTCATGGTAATTGGCGGACAGTTGACCATCGAAGACTTCACGGGGTTCATCGTCTGCATGCTGATGCTCGTGTGGCCGCTGGCCGAATTCGGGTGGATTTTGACCCTGTACCAGCAGGGCGCCGTGGGCATGAACCGAATCAACGAAATCCTTGCCGAACAACCGTCCATTGCGGATGGTCCCTGGACGCGCCCCGAACTCACGATAACGGAAGGCGGCGTCCGTTTTGAAAAGGTCTCCTTCGCGTATGAAGGAAGACCGATCCTCGATGCCATTGACTTCGACATTCCGGCGGGAAAGACCGTGGCCATCGTCGGGCCGACCGGGTCGGGCAAATCAACCATTGCCGCCCTGTTTGCGCGCGAATGCCACCCCGTATCGGGGCGTATCCTTTTGGATGGACAGGAGATTCAGGCCTATCCGTTGAAAACCGTGCGGAACGCGCTCGGTTACGTGCCGCAGGACACATTTCTCTTTTCCGCCAGCATTCGCGACAACCTTTGTTTCGGACGCCCGGACGCCCCCCGTGAACTCATGGACGCGGCCTGCGACGTCGCCCAATTCACGGAGACGGTGCGCCAACTCCCGCAAGGGTACGACACATTGCTGGGCGAGCGCGGCGTCAACTTGTCCGGCGGCCAGAAGCAGCGCCTCGCGATTGCCCGCGCGGTCATTCGCGAACCGCGGATCTTCATCCTCGACGACGCGTTGTCCAGCGTGGACACTCACACCGAAGAGGCCATTCTGCAAGGGCTGAAACGCGTCATGGCCGGGCGAACCAGCCTGATCATTTCGCACCGAATCTCGACGATTCGCCACGCGGACCTGATCCTTGTGATTGACGGGGGACGGATCGTCGAACGCGGCACGCATGGCGATCTTGCCTCGCGGGGAGGACTTTATGCCCGCATGTACGAACATCAACTGCTCGAAGAGGAACTGGAAAAAGCGTGA